The Panicum virgatum strain AP13 chromosome 5K, P.virgatum_v5, whole genome shotgun sequence genome has a window encoding:
- the LOC120708651 gene encoding NADPH-dependent aldo-keto reductase, chloroplastic-like yields MARRFVLNTGAEIPSVGLGTWQSKPDDVGDSVYAAVKAGYRHIDCARAYRNEKEIGLALQKLFKEGVVKREDLFITSKLWHDHHAPEDVPESLNKSLNDLQLEYLDLYLIHWPFRLKKGTDWSSPENFVPPDIPATWEAMEKLYDTGKVRAIGVSNFSTKKLGDLLAVARIPPAVNQVECHPGWQQTKLNSFCQSTGIHLSAYSPLGSPGTAWMNSNVLKEPVITSIADKLGKTPAQVALRWNIQMGHSVLPKSLNEQRIKQNLDVYDWSIPDDLLAEFSEIKQVRLVRGDFTVHPQSVYKTHEELWDGEI; encoded by the exons ATGGCGCGGCGCTTCGTGCTCAACACCGGCGCCGAGATCCCCTCGGTGGGGCTCGGCACCTGGCAGTCCAAGCCTGACGACGTAGGCGACTCCGTCTACGCCGCTGTCAAG GCAGGGTACCGGCACATCGATTGTGCCAGGGCGTACCGCAACGAGAAGGAG ATTGGTTTGGCGCTGCAAAAGCTGTTCAAAGAGGGTGTAGTGAAGCGCGAGGATTTGTTTATCACCTCTAAGCTATG GCATGATCATCATGCTCCAGAAGATGTGCCGGAGTCGCTAAACAAAAGCCTGAACGACTTGCAGCTTGAGTACTTGGATCTTTACCTT ATCCATTGGCCATTTAGACTCAAGAAGGGGACTGACTGGAGTAGCCCTGAAAACTTTGTCCCACCTGACATCCCTGCTACATGGGAAGCAATGGAAAAGTTATATGATACTGGCAAAGTTCGTGCAATCGGTGTGAGTAACTTCTCAACAAAGAAATTAGGTGACCTTCTTGCTGTTGCTCGTATACCACCAGCTGTTAATCAGGTGGAATGCCATCCGGGTTGGCAGCAAACTAAGCTCAATAGCTTTTGTCAGTCAACTGGAATTCATCTCTCT GCGTACTCGCCACTAGGTTCGCCCGGTACAGCTTGGATGAACAGTAATGTCCTTAAAGAACCGGTCATTACCTCAATAGCAGATAAACTTGGGAAAACTCCTGCACAGGTGGCCCTGCGCTGGAACATTCAGATGGGTCACAGTGTACTACCAAAGAGTCTGAATGAGCAAAGGATAAAGCAAAATCTTGATGTTTATGATTGGTCTATTCCAGATGACTTGCTTGCAGAGTTCTCTGAGATTAAGCAG GTTAGGCTGGTCAGAGGCGACTTCACTGTTCACCCACAGAGCGTTTACAAGACCCATGAGGAGCTCTGGGATGGGGAAATTTAG